A stretch of Lathyrus oleraceus cultivar Zhongwan6 chromosome 6, CAAS_Psat_ZW6_1.0, whole genome shotgun sequence DNA encodes these proteins:
- the LOC127094540 gene encoding uncharacterized protein LOC127094540 — MQRLGLIGGEAKCEDLGLGDRKAKCKDLGLIGGEAKCEDLGFGDRKAKCKDLGLIGGEAKCEDLGLGDRKAKCKDLGLIGGEAKCEDLGLGDRKAKCKDLGLIGGEAICEDSGLGDRKAKCKGLGLIGGEAKCEDSGMGDRKAKCKELGLIGGEAK, encoded by the coding sequence ATGCAAAGACTTGGCTTGATAGGCGGAGAGGCCAAATGCGAAGATTTGGGCTTGGGGGATAGAAAGGCCAAATGCAAAGACTTGGGCTTGATAGGCGGAGAGGCCAAATGCGAAGATTTGGGCTTTGGGGATAGAAAAGCCAAATGCAAAGACTTGGGCTTGATAGGCGGAGAGGCCAAGTGCGAAGATTTAGGCTTGGGGGATAGAAAGGCCAAATGCAAAGACTTGGGCTTGATAGGCGGAGAGGCCAAATGCGAAGATTTGGGCTTGGGGGATAGAAAGGCCAAATGCAAAGACTTGGGCTTGATAGGCGGAGAGGCCATATGCGAAGATTCGGGCTTGGGGGATAGAAAGGCCAAATGCAAAGGCTTGGGCTTGATAGGCGGAGAGGCCAAATGCGAAGATTCGGGCATGGGGGATAGAAAGgccaaatgcaaagaattgggCTTGATAGGCGGTGAGGCCAAATGA